From the Glandiceps talaboti chromosome 10, keGlaTala1.1, whole genome shotgun sequence genome, one window contains:
- the LOC144441054 gene encoding uncharacterized protein LOC144441054 has protein sequence MSTTQQQLQYVQNQPGAPVNIGAQPQMVFVQIPKNTTSSQLSGFASKTSLALGITQLSLGVLSVILGITAIILLTGLGVIGSGIWCGILFCITGCLGIGASKNKGKCLICATLVCSILSASLSGGYLIVITAIGMIFEDEFGWSDYSLGSRHFVNGLIVTVAIAECIIAIIHSSICCRAVCCGRQQYNAPVYYAAQPGVPPQQQQMIMTTTGGQVMIPPAGQMMMQPAGQMMMPPPGQAMVTTVPQGGQVNSGQALGYQPGYQPYSQQPPAYQAQVNQQGQDYKQGQPI, from the exons ATGAGTACCACACAGCAACAACTACAGTATGTGCAGAACCAGCCAGGAGCACCTGTTAACATTGGAGCTCAGCCACAAATGGTTTTTGTTCAGATACCGAAAAATACTACTTCCTCCCAACTGTCTGGCTTTGCAAGTAAAACATCCTTGGCCCTCGGAATCACTCAACTCTCTCTTGGCGTACTATCAGTGATACTTGGCATAACAGCTATCATTCTCCTTACTGGATTGGGTGTGATTGGAAGTGGAATATGGTGTGGCATATTA TTCTGCATCACAGGATGTCTTGGAATTGGTGCATCTAAAAACAAAGGGAAATGTCTG ATTTGTGCCACTTTGGTGTGTAGTATCTTGTCGGCTTCTCTAAGTGGTGGGTATTTAATAGTAATCACGGCAATTGGCATGATATTTGAAGATGAATTTGGTTGGTCTGATTACAGTCTG GGTAGCAGACATTTTGTCAATGGGCTTATTGTTACCGTAGCAATAGCTGAATGTATCATTGCTATAATACACTCATCTATTTGTTGTCGAGCTGTTTGTTGTGGAAGGCAACAATACAATGCTCCT GTGTACTATGCTGCTCAACCAGGTgtaccaccacaacaacaacagatgaTCATGACAACAACTGGGGGACAGGTAATGATACCACCTGCAGGGCAGATGATGATGCAACCTGCAGGACAGATGATGATGCCACCTCCAGGGCAGGCAATGGTGACAACTGTGCCACAAGGTGGTCAGGTGAACAGTGGTCAGGCATTGG gTTATCAGCCAGGATACCAGCCATACAGCCAACAACCACCAGCGTACCAAGCACAAGTGAATCAACAGGGTCAAGACTACAAACAAGGTCAACCTATATAA